A stretch of Lysobacter sp. K5869 DNA encodes these proteins:
- a CDS encoding class I SAM-dependent methyltransferase, translating to MNDVSALHERVVNQLHSKSVHDADFQALDWIGRQMRPLKTVLDVGANGGQTVATLRALLGDDVAIHCFEANPRLWPGLERIAELAGGAISIHRCGLGAEPGELTLLVPSVDGVTYLEESSLDPAQFDKPWVREKYEERGSLQLESVSVPIVRGDDFQLQPDLIKVDVEGFEAQALRGLVETIRRCRPALLVENSDWHNVTELLAGLDYAPYRWDSEGMATFYGACTNTFYLPRELALDLVGGAEAEPAAAAAGGYDEASDVAAHRAEVDYAFQVLSECGALPAADALVLDVGGGAGAHSAMIAGRVGRIYCSDFSDQNARFGGELVKLLQEKALRNGYELPSQRLEFHRADAMDLIYKDGLFDAIFSFDAFEHIPDPATALAEMLRVLKPGGTIYMKFDPMWTCDSGSHFQYRVPEPWQHLLVDDDAFVDALKRAGGSDGEAEEFRYAMNRRRLADYRAAFDSVRSQAQFLHESEWSGCAHPEGEAHPNFARCLERGYTREELLLRGMRKIIRKGGAA from the coding sequence ATGAACGACGTTTCGGCGCTGCACGAGAGGGTGGTCAACCAGCTGCATAGCAAGAGCGTCCACGACGCCGACTTTCAGGCCTTGGACTGGATCGGGCGGCAGATGCGGCCGCTGAAGACCGTGTTGGACGTCGGCGCCAACGGCGGACAGACCGTGGCGACGTTGCGCGCGCTGCTCGGCGACGACGTCGCGATCCATTGCTTCGAAGCCAACCCGCGCCTGTGGCCGGGCTTGGAGCGGATCGCCGAGCTCGCCGGCGGCGCGATCAGCATCCACCGTTGCGGCCTGGGCGCCGAACCCGGCGAGCTGACCCTGCTGGTGCCGTCGGTCGACGGCGTGACGTACCTGGAAGAGTCGTCGCTGGATCCGGCTCAGTTCGACAAACCCTGGGTGCGCGAGAAGTACGAGGAGCGCGGCAGCCTGCAATTGGAATCGGTCAGCGTGCCGATCGTGCGCGGCGACGATTTCCAGTTGCAGCCGGACCTGATCAAGGTCGACGTCGAGGGCTTCGAGGCGCAGGCCTTGCGCGGCCTCGTCGAAACCATCCGCCGCTGCCGGCCGGCGCTGTTGGTCGAAAACAGCGACTGGCACAACGTCACCGAACTGCTGGCCGGGCTGGATTACGCGCCGTATCGCTGGGACAGCGAGGGCATGGCGACGTTCTACGGCGCCTGCACCAACACGTTCTACCTGCCGCGCGAACTCGCCCTGGATCTGGTCGGCGGGGCCGAAGCCGAACCGGCGGCGGCCGCCGCCGGCGGTTACGACGAAGCCAGCGACGTCGCCGCGCATCGCGCCGAAGTCGACTACGCCTTCCAAGTGCTGAGCGAGTGCGGCGCGCTGCCGGCCGCCGATGCGCTGGTGCTGGATGTCGGCGGCGGCGCCGGCGCGCACAGCGCGATGATCGCCGGACGGGTCGGGCGCATCTATTGCAGCGACTTCAGCGACCAGAACGCGCGTTTCGGCGGCGAACTGGTCAAGCTGCTGCAGGAAAAAGCCCTGCGCAACGGCTACGAACTGCCGTCGCAGCGGCTGGAGTTCCACCGCGCCGACGCGATGGACCTGATCTACAAGGACGGGTTGTTCGACGCGATCTTCTCCTTCGACGCGTTCGAGCACATTCCCGATCCGGCCACGGCCTTGGCCGAGATGCTGCGCGTGCTCAAGCCGGGCGGCACGATTTACATGAAGTTCGATCCGATGTGGACCTGCGACAGCGGCAGCCACTTCCAGTACCGCGTGCCGGAACCGTGGCAGCACTTGCTGGTCGACGACGACGCCTTCGTCGATGCGCTCAAGCGCGCCGGCGGCAGCGACGGCGAGGCCGAGGAGTTCCGTTACGCGATGAATCGCCGTCGTCTCGCCGACTACCGCGCGGCGTTCGATTCGGTGCGTTCGCAGGCGCAGTTCCTGCACGAGTCGGAATGGAGCGGCTGCGCGCATCCCGAGGGCGAGGCGCATCCGAACTTCGCGCGGTGCCTGGAGCGGGGCTACACGCGCGAGGAACTGCTGTTGCGCGGCATGCGCAAGATCATCCGCAAGGGCGGGGCCGCGTAA
- a CDS encoding glycosyltransferase family 2 protein, translating to MSKITYVIPVYHNQGSIKRTWEAISALYRGGPLAGHEYEVIFVNDGSKDGSQAEIEEVAGLDPNVRRIRFSRNFGQLAAIVAGYRHASGDAIVNMSADLQDPVELTVDMVQKWQAGSEVVVAFREDREDSFGAKFFSRLAYGALRASNPDIPAGGFDFVLMSRRALDLFLSYRGRNRFYQGDVIWAGLTTTYLPYVRRKREVGKSQYTFSKKMKLFYDFLLDGSYLPIRIMSMCGAVFALLGVAYAAVIVVAWTMHATPFTGWAPIMVALLIIGGVLMFMLGIIGEYLWRILDEIKDKPLYVIDEQK from the coding sequence GTGAGCAAGATCACCTACGTCATTCCCGTCTACCACAACCAGGGATCGATCAAGCGCACCTGGGAAGCGATCAGCGCGCTGTATCGCGGCGGCCCCTTGGCCGGGCACGAGTACGAGGTGATCTTCGTCAACGACGGCTCCAAGGACGGTTCGCAGGCGGAAATCGAAGAAGTCGCGGGGCTCGACCCCAACGTGCGCCGCATCCGCTTCAGCCGCAATTTCGGCCAACTGGCGGCGATCGTGGCCGGCTACCGCCACGCCAGCGGCGACGCGATCGTCAACATGTCGGCCGACCTGCAAGACCCGGTCGAACTGACCGTGGACATGGTGCAAAAGTGGCAGGCCGGCTCGGAAGTCGTGGTCGCCTTCCGCGAGGACCGCGAGGATTCCTTCGGCGCCAAATTCTTTTCCCGCCTCGCCTACGGCGCGCTGCGCGCGTCCAACCCGGACATTCCGGCCGGCGGCTTCGACTTCGTGCTGATGAGCCGTCGCGCCCTGGACCTGTTCCTAAGCTACCGCGGACGCAACCGCTTCTACCAGGGCGACGTGATCTGGGCCGGCCTGACCACCACCTACCTGCCCTACGTGCGGCGCAAGCGCGAGGTCGGCAAGTCGCAGTACACCTTCAGCAAGAAGATGAAGCTGTTCTACGATTTCCTGCTCGACGGCTCGTATCTGCCGATCCGCATCATGTCCATGTGCGGCGCGGTCTTCGCCCTGCTCGGCGTGGCCTACGCGGCGGTCATCGTGGTCGCATGGACCATGCACGCCACGCCGTTCACCGGTTGGGCGCCGATCATGGTCGCGCTGCTGATCATCGGCGGCGTGCTGATGTTCATGCTCGGCATCATCGGCGAATACCTCTGGCGCATCCTCGACGAGATCAAGGACAAGCCGCTGTACGTCATCGACGAACAAAAATGA
- a CDS encoding DegT/DnrJ/EryC1/StrS family aminotransferase, which produces MNIIPLLVPHMPTADSLLPYLRRIDENRHYTNFGPLNAEFERRIAADAGRGWLPEQVTTVANCTVGLELALQALELPPGARVLIPAITFAATATSVVRVGMTPVLSDVDARNWLLTPQLARAALAAGRIDAVVPVSTFACPHDTDEWDAFVRETSVPVVMDAAGAFGNQGPGELIDLVYSFHATKSFGTAEGGAVLSRSVERIKRIRKLSNFGIDTSVGMLDSIGTNGKMSEYHCAIGLASFDQWEDTKRARRELSARYERALARDCPFLGHQAKPAGGVYPLLPVLLPPGASAAQWGERLAAQGIQSRRWYSPSLHTHPALRGVRTAGPLQVALDIGERILGIPFYLGMSDEDIARVCAALAQANQEGGSP; this is translated from the coding sequence ATGAACATCATTCCCTTGCTGGTGCCGCACATGCCGACCGCGGACAGCCTGCTGCCCTACCTGCGTCGGATCGACGAGAACCGCCACTACACCAATTTCGGCCCGCTCAACGCCGAATTCGAGCGCCGCATCGCCGCCGACGCCGGTCGTGGGTGGTTGCCCGAGCAGGTCACCACCGTCGCCAATTGCACCGTCGGCCTGGAGCTGGCGCTGCAGGCGCTGGAGCTGCCGCCCGGCGCGCGCGTGCTGATCCCGGCGATCACCTTCGCCGCCACCGCGACCTCGGTCGTCCGGGTCGGAATGACGCCGGTGCTGTCCGACGTGGACGCCCGCAACTGGCTGCTGACGCCGCAGTTGGCCCGCGCGGCCCTCGCCGCCGGCCGCATCGACGCGGTCGTCCCGGTCTCGACCTTCGCCTGCCCGCACGACACCGACGAATGGGACGCCTTCGTCCGCGAAACCTCGGTGCCGGTGGTGATGGACGCGGCGGGCGCGTTCGGCAACCAAGGCCCGGGCGAACTGATCGATCTGGTCTACAGCTTCCACGCCACCAAGTCCTTCGGCACCGCCGAGGGCGGCGCGGTGCTGTCGCGTTCGGTCGAGCGGATCAAGCGCATCCGCAAGCTCTCCAATTTCGGCATCGACACCTCGGTGGGCATGCTCGATTCGATCGGCACCAACGGCAAGATGAGCGAGTACCACTGCGCCATCGGCCTGGCCTCGTTCGATCAATGGGAAGACACCAAGCGCGCGCGCCGCGAACTCAGCGCCCGCTACGAGCGTGCGCTGGCGCGCGACTGCCCGTTCCTCGGCCACCAGGCCAAGCCCGCCGGCGGCGTCTACCCGCTGTTGCCCGTGCTGTTGCCGCCCGGCGCCTCAGCCGCGCAATGGGGCGAGCGCCTAGCCGCGCAAGGCATCCAAAGCCGCCGCTGGTACTCGCCCTCGCTGCACACCCATCCGGCCTTGCGCGGCGTGCGCACCGCCGGGCCGCTGCAGGTGGCCCTCGACATCGGCGAGCGCATCCTCGGCATTCCGTTCTACCTCGGCATGAGCGACGAGGACATCGCCCGGGTCTGCGCCGCGCTGGCGCAAGCGAATCAGGAAGGAGGCTCGCCGTGA
- a CDS encoding GtrA family protein: protein MQWLRHLWHSEKQRFLIVGAWNTLFGYAAFVAVHLLSGGTWHPTATVVAAYCIALPQSFLTQRLLVFRRADGDWRGQFLRFLGGNSAIFVANLILLPLFVTATRIGPLLGQALFVAGSTVASYLVHKHYSFRRLTP, encoded by the coding sequence ATGCAGTGGCTCCGCCACCTCTGGCACTCCGAGAAACAACGGTTCCTGATCGTCGGAGCCTGGAACACGCTGTTCGGCTATGCCGCCTTCGTGGCCGTGCATCTGCTGTCGGGCGGAACCTGGCATCCGACCGCGACGGTGGTGGCGGCTTACTGCATCGCCCTGCCGCAATCGTTCCTGACCCAGCGCCTGCTGGTGTTCCGGCGCGCCGACGGCGATTGGCGCGGGCAGTTCCTGCGCTTTTTGGGCGGCAACAGCGCGATCTTCGTCGCCAACCTCATCCTGCTTCCGCTGTTCGTCACAGCGACCCGCATCGGCCCGCTGCTCGGCCAGGCGCTGTTCGTCGCCGGCTCGACGGTCGCGAGCTATCTCGTCCACAAGCACTATTCGTTCCGTCGCCTGACTCCATGA